ACTTCAGCCGCCGACTGGGAGTACCCGCGTGACCGAGCCGCAGCCCAAGCCCTTCCTGTACGTCGTCGTCTGCGCGGCGGGGAACGCGGGCGACGTCGGCAAGCTGATCGACGCCGCGCACGAGCGGAGCTGGGACGTCGGCGTCGTCGCGACCCCGCAGGGGCTTCCCTTCCTCGACGTTGCCGCGATCGAGGAGCGGACCGGTTACCCCGTTCGCTCTGCCTGGCGCGCGCCCGGCGACGCACGGTCCTTCCCGCCCGCCGATGCGATCGCCGTAGCCCCGGCCACCTTCAACACGGTCAACAAGTGGGCGGCCGGCTTCGCGGACAAC
This region of Streptomyces sp. NBC_00513 genomic DNA includes:
- a CDS encoding flavoprotein, whose amino-acid sequence is MTEPQPKPFLYVVVCAAGNAGDVGKLIDAAHERSWDVGVVATPQGLPFLDVAAIEERTGYPVRSAWRAPGDARSFPPADAIAVAPATFNTVNKWAAGFADNLALGILCEAPGMGIPTAVLPYVNTALAAHRAYQRSLAELREMGVLVGSYEPHRPKSGGGADHFRWEEAVDLLAPLLAAGAAHH